The following proteins come from a genomic window of Nicotiana tomentosiformis chromosome 12, ASM39032v3, whole genome shotgun sequence:
- the LOC104107614 gene encoding uncharacterized protein: MLDFIQEKLGQWFYERRKTTHETFHKVSIWAEEEMNKKIDLACKIFVFNLDSILFRINNEGMEFIVDLKKRTCGCLEFQLYELPCPHTIAAINKRYLQKSDYCSKLYSRETLFKTYERHVNIVGDQNSWDIPQNVESQITKPPDVEILQGRRQKNRYISTTESVRLKSTECNRCKQIGHNRTTCLYSPPPHPYSKKHAKKYSNIQ; the protein is encoded by the exons ATGTTAGATTTTATCCAAGAAAAGTTGGGACAGTGGTTTTATGAACGGAGGAAAACAACACATGAAACTTTTCACAAAGTATCAATATGGGCAGAAGAAGAGATGAATAAGAAGATAGACTTGGCTTGCAAAATATTT gTGTTCAACCTTGATTCAATATTGTTTAGAATAAATAATGAAGGAATGGAATTCATTGTGGACTTAAAGAAGAGAACTTGTGGCTGCTTGGAATTCCAACTTTATGAATTGCCATGTCCACACACAATTGCTGCTATCAATAAGAGATATTTGCAGAAATCTGATTACTGCTCAAAATTGTATTCAAGGGAAACATTGTTCAAAACATATGAAAGGCATGTCAATATTGTAGGAGATCAAAATTCATGGGATATACCACAAAATGTAGAATCTCAAATCACAAAACCTCCTGATGTAGAGATTCTACAAGGAAGAAGACAAAAGAATAGGTATATCTCTACAACTGAATCAGTACGATTGAAGTCTACCGAATGCAATCGCTGTAAACAAATTGGGCACAACAGAACAACTTGCTTGTATTCTCCACCACCTCATCCATATTCCAAGAAACACGCTAAAAAATACTCCAACATTCAATAA